The Arctopsyche grandis isolate Sample6627 chromosome 10, ASM5162203v2, whole genome shotgun sequence genome window below encodes:
- the Hexo1 gene encoding beta-hexosaminidase 1 isoform X2 codes for MGWRGFTFLFLFLSIAVTNIKSDDVVVEVPKNPGDAVWRWECIKGQCEKLPITDGDRDTALSLGACKMFCNEFGNMWPRPSRIELGNNLVHMNRNSFDILLQNTDGPAADLMRSAIRRFRTQLQSVIPPGATVTEGGRTVSINVNIRDNSYIALQLDTDESYTVELRTSSDGRLTGDIRAENFFGARNALETLIQFAIFDDIRSEIQMVGSLLVEDKPYYPYRGILLDTSRNFFSVDSIKRTLDAMAISKLNTFHWHITDSHSFSFVSKSNPNLSKLGAITPYKVYSAAQIIDIVRYGLERGIRVMPEFDAPAHVGEGWQGTNLTVCFRKEPWQEFCVEPPCGQFDVTKDALYDVLQGIYNDMFELFKPDIFHMGGDEVHNECWNSSAEIQNWMKDKGWGLEKQDFFKLWEYFQQKAQANVFKSNNGKKLPLILWTSTLTEFEHIDEYLSNEDYIIQIWTTGTDPEIAGLLNKGYRLIISNYDALYFDCGFGAWVGEGNNWCSPYIGWQKVYDNSPKQMAGAHGNLILGGEAALWAEQADTSNLDNRLWPRAGAMAERLWAEPNTTWRSAERRMLHYRERLVNMGVLADSLQPEWCYQNEGYCYA; via the exons ATGGGGTGGAGAGGATTCACGTTTTTGTTTCTCTTCCTCAGCATAGCTGTTACGAATATAAA GTCTGATGATGTCGTAGTCGAAGTTCCCAAGAATCCTGGCGATGCAGTGTGGAGATGGGAATGCATCAAGGGACAGTGCGAGAAGTTGCCCATCACGGATGGTGATCGAGACACCGCTTTGAGTCTCGGCGCTTGTAAAATGTTCTGCAATGAATTCG GTAACATGTGGCCACGTCCAAGTAGGATTGAACTCGGGAATAATTTGGTGCACATGAACAGAAATAGTTTTGATATCTTACTGCAGAATACTGACGGGCCTGCGGCTGATTTGATGAGATCTGCTATTCGT aggTTCCGTACTCAATTGCAAAGCGTGATACCCCCTGGTGCTACAGTTACAGAAGGTGGCAGGACCGTATCTATCAACGTTAATATTAGAGATAACAGCTATAttg cttTACAATTGGATACTGATGAAAGCTATACCGTGGAGTTGAGAACGTCGTCTGATGGTCGACTGACTGGAGATATTCGAGCTGAGAACTTCTTTGGTGCCAGGAATGCATTGGAAACTTTGATTCAATTTGCTATTTTCGATGATATTCGATCTGAAATACAG aTGGTTGGTAGTCTTTTAGTCGAAGACAAACCGTATTATCCATACAGAGGTATTCTTTTGGACACCTCGAGAAATTTCTTCTCCGTTGATTCCATCAAACGAACTTTGG ATGCGATGGCTATTTCCAAGTTGAACACTTTCCATTGGCATATCACAGACTCGCACAGCTTCTCATTTGTGTCGAAGTCCAACCCAAATCTTAGCAAGCTCGGAGCCATCACACCATACAAg gtTTATTCTGCTGCCCAAATCATCGATATCGTAAGGTACGGATTGGAAAGAGGTATTAGAGTTATGCCTGAATTTGATGCACCAGCTCATGTAGGTGAAGGTTGGCAAGGAACCAATTTGACCGTGTGCTTTAGG AAAGAGCCATGGCAAGAATTTTGCGTTGAACCTCCATGCGGACAATTTGATGTCACTAAAGACGCTCTGTATGATGTTCTTCAGGGAATCTACAATGACATGTTTG AATTGTTCAAGCCTGATATTTTCCACATGGGAGGAGATGAAGTGCACAACGAATGCTGGAATTCATCTGCTGAAATTCAAAACTGGATGAAAGACAAAGGGTGGGGTCTAGAAAAGCAAGATTTCTTCAAATTGTGGGAATATTTCCAACAGAAAGCTCAAGCTAACGTATTTAAG TCAAATAATGGAAAGAAATTGCCGTTGATTTTATGGACCAGCACTCTCACAGAGTTCGAACACATCGACGAGTATTTGTCTAATGAAGATTACATCATTCAG ATATGGACCACTGGAACGGATCCAGAAATAGCCGGACTTTTAAACAAAGGCTACAGATTGATTATATCAAACTATGACGCTCTATACTTCGATTGTGGTTTCGGTGCATGGGTCGGAGAAG GAAACAATTGGTGTTCTCCATACATCGGTTGGCAAAAAGTATACGACAACAGTCCAAAACAAATGGCCGGAGCTCATGGAAATTTGATCCTCG GTGGAGAAGCGGCTCTTTGGGCAGAACAAGCCGATACGTCCAATTTGGATAATAGACTGTGGCCTCGAGCGGGTGCTATGGCAGAAAGATTGTGGGCTGAACCCAACACCACTTGGAGAAGCGCAGAAAGAAGAATGTTGCATTATAG ggAACGACTGGTCAATATGGGAGTATTGGCTGATTCTCTACAGCCTGAATGGTGCTACCAAAATGAAGGATATTGTTACGCTTGA
- the Hexo1 gene encoding beta-hexosaminidase 1 isoform X1: protein MAEETSTFLGVKVKTLATIGTVVLFAAASAAIIITVSVKSDDVVVEVPKNPGDAVWRWECIKGQCEKLPITDGDRDTALSLGACKMFCNEFGNMWPRPSRIELGNNLVHMNRNSFDILLQNTDGPAADLMRSAIRRFRTQLQSVIPPGATVTEGGRTVSINVNIRDNSYIALQLDTDESYTVELRTSSDGRLTGDIRAENFFGARNALETLIQFAIFDDIRSEIQMVGSLLVEDKPYYPYRGILLDTSRNFFSVDSIKRTLDAMAISKLNTFHWHITDSHSFSFVSKSNPNLSKLGAITPYKVYSAAQIIDIVRYGLERGIRVMPEFDAPAHVGEGWQGTNLTVCFRKEPWQEFCVEPPCGQFDVTKDALYDVLQGIYNDMFELFKPDIFHMGGDEVHNECWNSSAEIQNWMKDKGWGLEKQDFFKLWEYFQQKAQANVFKSNNGKKLPLILWTSTLTEFEHIDEYLSNEDYIIQIWTTGTDPEIAGLLNKGYRLIISNYDALYFDCGFGAWVGEGNNWCSPYIGWQKVYDNSPKQMAGAHGNLILGGEAALWAEQADTSNLDNRLWPRAGAMAERLWAEPNTTWRSAERRMLHYRERLVNMGVLADSLQPEWCYQNEGYCYA from the exons ATGGCAGAAGAAACATCTACCTTTTTGGGTGTTAAAGTTAAAACACTTGCAACGATCGGTACAGTCGTGCTGTTTGCTGCAGCATCAGCcgcaataataataacagtCTCTGTCAA GTCTGATGATGTCGTAGTCGAAGTTCCCAAGAATCCTGGCGATGCAGTGTGGAGATGGGAATGCATCAAGGGACAGTGCGAGAAGTTGCCCATCACGGATGGTGATCGAGACACCGCTTTGAGTCTCGGCGCTTGTAAAATGTTCTGCAATGAATTCG GTAACATGTGGCCACGTCCAAGTAGGATTGAACTCGGGAATAATTTGGTGCACATGAACAGAAATAGTTTTGATATCTTACTGCAGAATACTGACGGGCCTGCGGCTGATTTGATGAGATCTGCTATTCGT aggTTCCGTACTCAATTGCAAAGCGTGATACCCCCTGGTGCTACAGTTACAGAAGGTGGCAGGACCGTATCTATCAACGTTAATATTAGAGATAACAGCTATAttg cttTACAATTGGATACTGATGAAAGCTATACCGTGGAGTTGAGAACGTCGTCTGATGGTCGACTGACTGGAGATATTCGAGCTGAGAACTTCTTTGGTGCCAGGAATGCATTGGAAACTTTGATTCAATTTGCTATTTTCGATGATATTCGATCTGAAATACAG aTGGTTGGTAGTCTTTTAGTCGAAGACAAACCGTATTATCCATACAGAGGTATTCTTTTGGACACCTCGAGAAATTTCTTCTCCGTTGATTCCATCAAACGAACTTTGG ATGCGATGGCTATTTCCAAGTTGAACACTTTCCATTGGCATATCACAGACTCGCACAGCTTCTCATTTGTGTCGAAGTCCAACCCAAATCTTAGCAAGCTCGGAGCCATCACACCATACAAg gtTTATTCTGCTGCCCAAATCATCGATATCGTAAGGTACGGATTGGAAAGAGGTATTAGAGTTATGCCTGAATTTGATGCACCAGCTCATGTAGGTGAAGGTTGGCAAGGAACCAATTTGACCGTGTGCTTTAGG AAAGAGCCATGGCAAGAATTTTGCGTTGAACCTCCATGCGGACAATTTGATGTCACTAAAGACGCTCTGTATGATGTTCTTCAGGGAATCTACAATGACATGTTTG AATTGTTCAAGCCTGATATTTTCCACATGGGAGGAGATGAAGTGCACAACGAATGCTGGAATTCATCTGCTGAAATTCAAAACTGGATGAAAGACAAAGGGTGGGGTCTAGAAAAGCAAGATTTCTTCAAATTGTGGGAATATTTCCAACAGAAAGCTCAAGCTAACGTATTTAAG TCAAATAATGGAAAGAAATTGCCGTTGATTTTATGGACCAGCACTCTCACAGAGTTCGAACACATCGACGAGTATTTGTCTAATGAAGATTACATCATTCAG ATATGGACCACTGGAACGGATCCAGAAATAGCCGGACTTTTAAACAAAGGCTACAGATTGATTATATCAAACTATGACGCTCTATACTTCGATTGTGGTTTCGGTGCATGGGTCGGAGAAG GAAACAATTGGTGTTCTCCATACATCGGTTGGCAAAAAGTATACGACAACAGTCCAAAACAAATGGCCGGAGCTCATGGAAATTTGATCCTCG GTGGAGAAGCGGCTCTTTGGGCAGAACAAGCCGATACGTCCAATTTGGATAATAGACTGTGGCCTCGAGCGGGTGCTATGGCAGAAAGATTGTGGGCTGAACCCAACACCACTTGGAGAAGCGCAGAAAGAAGAATGTTGCATTATAG ggAACGACTGGTCAATATGGGAGTATTGGCTGATTCTCTACAGCCTGAATGGTGCTACCAAAATGAAGGATATTGTTACGCTTGA
- the LOC143918207 gene encoding transmembrane protein 50A, with product MNCMEACSGVAPNCVWFAADDKRNAIASLVAGLLFSVGWWTIIDAASVYPGDLPNASHVCGVFATLSLLMVNTVSNAQVRGDAYSGGCIGPRGARLWLFLGFVMGFASLIAACWILFANYVNVEGKHDWPGVAIFLQNAFIFAGSLVFKFGRAEDAWS from the exons ATGAATTGCATGGAAGCATGTAGTGGTGTAGCACCCAACTGTGTCTGGTTTGCTGCAGACGACAAACGTAACGCCATTGCCTCCTTGGTAGCTGGATTGCTC TTCTCCGTGGGCTGGTGGACTATCATAGACGCAGCATCAGTGTACCCCGGTGACCTTCCAAATGCGTCACACGTCTGTGGCGTGTTCGCCACTCTGTCGCTTTTGATGGTGAATACGGTATCGAATGCACAG GTGAGGGGAGATGCCTACTCCGGTGGATGTATCGGACCTAGAGGAGCTCGATTGTGGCTCTTCCTTGGTTTCGTGATGGGCTTTGCATCTCTGATCGCAGCGTGCTGGATACTATTTGCAAACTATGTCAACGTTG AGGGCAAACACGATTGGCCTGGAGTTGCAATCTTCTTACAAAACGCCTTCATTTTTGCAGGCTCGCTAGTTTTCAAATTCGGTCGTGCTGAAGATGCATGGTCGTAA
- the LOC143917742 gene encoding general transcription factor II-I repeat domain-containing protein 2B-like, producing MAPADRFALLEDTEDKEHDLILHTEVRWLSKGKVLARFVSLIEEIKTFINDKNTMEKFYSLNLELQGKDKNIAEMISSVNSFKAKLVLLISHLQIKSLVHFPHIEKMLGQ from the exons ATGGCGCCCGCGGACCGATTT GCCCTGTTAGAAGATACTGAAGATAAAGAACATGATCTCATCCTGCATACTGAAGTACGTTGGCTCAGTAAAGGTAAAGTTCTTGCAAGATTTGTGAGCTTAattgaagaaataaaaacatttataaacgataaaa ACACAATGGAAAAATTTTATTCTTTAAATTTGGAGTTGCAGGGAAAAGACAAAAATATAGCCGAAATGATAAGCTCTGTAAACTCATTTAAAGCAAAATTGGTTTTGTTGATATCACATCTGCAGATCAAGTCTCTCGTGCATTTCCCACATATAGAGAAAATGCTAGGACAATGA
- the Ndg gene encoding nidogen, with amino-acid sequence MVQCCASCCTMRAGLVIALVSSLVVSATAITRDDLYSNGRGLDNQLAPGDDTSSEEIFLKVPITFYGTRYDTIFVNTNGMLSLRTDIPAFINMEFPLDYPVIAPLYSNVDTTNTGTVYFRETQDAYSILKATEDIQNSFGNIQRFQPTSVFIVTWSNVGYHKKGTDKTNTFQVVIISDGNESFVQLLYPDDGIQWIQATTKIAGISDARAQAGFVGEDGRYFIMKDSGKDNIRNLVSLSNCGDAGKFIYRVGNIRDNIEEPNVSASFNRADEMPKTCSQGGSQQCHLRAQCVDSENGFCCVCLNGYYGNGKTCIKNDAPLRVNGEITGELNGELLEPINLQAYIVVSDGRSYTALSNAPDRHGYSMQVLSILGGVIGWLFAKPSERAKNGYQITGGVFNHTADIIFPDTREKVTIRQQFEGLDVFDQLKMKAEIKGSIPKIPHGTKLEMNDYIEQFSLSRPGLVLSQSSRSYKNKGLLVEYPFTVEQSITYQPCPFITPEDAHLEPMNLKVAKNFLGYESKERIIRYGMSNKIYPLGHEDPCVRGRETCKAKSSCVVERDSFRCICEPGYQEIYVSDEQICVDTNECSTGTHNCDVNAMCVNQEGTFSCHCNAGFEGNGIDCKQTSSCARNQCDSNARCYESRGQPYCECNEGFSGDGYQCIDDSENTTPTETGCDVLHNCSPYATCSGSDQYGPNVCQCIPGYVGDGYTCTAYRYPEREPERERERERERERELEREREQERERQLERERQPEREPERQPEREPEREPEREPEPQPEPEPEPEYTPYPHDGDVINADCVFERCVCPSNYQRDGNLCYRMIETTMPPSTEDYEEDVSCNVINKCHPYAQCVYVSTTGKYQCRCTGGFEGDGIECTEVEQSCENADICDVHASCTFDPALGKSICVCSSGYQGDGHVCSSIGCRTSDDCEENAECKYSPEYHLSRRVCLCKEGYTKDSNDACISDNDSCNGVMCTEHATCHWDAAYGIYYCQCDAGYQGDGLEQCILLKKGCDTLQDCDQNANCNLDTNENRYKCTCNPNFYGDGHTCSAEITCEHDPYLCSPQATCINHLSGFACECNPGFIGNGTHCKLIPKRDSNFLLLNQGMATLRVPFQPSAQNPGRPIQISYYQMAIGLDVDCIAGRVYWSDITGRVIKSSNYDGTVLENFLTQDIISPEGISIDWVSRNIFWTDSRKDTVEVANLETKVRKTLIDTDLVDPRGIAVHPYKGKIFWSDWNRKSPKIEWANMDGTGREIFLSGEFVTLPNSLAIDWDSDELCYADAGTKSIECIQIDTMSRRTVAPDCTYPFGLAITPTHLYWTDWSTQKVESVEKSTNQKQASIDVPLGGSGNKLYGMAAVLNECRSLSNLCQYDNGQCPKTHLCLLNGKGGRSCVCGIPAVGQQLCT; translated from the exons ATGGTCCAGTGTTGTGCGAGCTGCTGCACGATGCGGGCGGGTTTGGTGATCGCGCTGGTATCTTCACTGGTGGTCTCAGCCACAGCCATCACCAGAGATGACCTCTACTCCAACGGACGTGGCCTTGACAATCAGTTAGCACCAGGGGATGACACCTCTTCCGAGGAGATATTCCTCAAAGTCCCTATTACATTCTATGGAACACGATATGACACCATATTC GTAAATACAAATGGCATGCTGTCGCTTAGAACAGACATTCCTGCTTTTATAAATATGGAATTTCCTTTGGATTATCCAGTGATCGCTCCGTTGTATTCAAACGTAGACACAACCAACACAGGAACAGTGTATTTCAGAGAGACACAAGATGCATACAGCATACTGAAAGCCACTGAAGATATACAAAATAGTTTTGGAAATATTCAAAGATTTCAACCAACGAGTGTTTTTATAGTTACTTGGTCCAATGTCGGCTATCACAAAAAGGGCACTGACAAAACAAACACATTCCAAGTTGTAATAATAAGCGACGGCAATGAGAGCTTCGTTCAACTTCTCTATCCTGATGATGGTATCCAGTGGATACAAGCTACAACCAAAATTGCCGGCATTTCAGATGCCAGAGCTCAAGCAGGCTTTGTCGGTGAAGATGGaagatattttataatgaaagaCTCTGGCAAAGACAATATTAGAAACCTTGTATC TTTATCTAATTGTGGCGACGCAGGAAAGTTCATTTATCGCGTTGGTAACATTCGTGATAATATCGAAGAGCCAAATGTATCAGCTTCGTTTAATAGAGCAGATGAAATGCCCAAAACTTGTTCACAAGGTGGATCACAACAATGTCACTTGAGGGCTCAGTGTGTCGACAGTGAGAATGGATTTTGTTGTGTATGTTTGAACGGATATTACGGAAATGGTAAAACTTGCATTAAAAATGATGCTCCGTTGAGAGTCAATGGCGAAATCACCGGCGAATTGAACGGAGAACTCCTTGAACCGATCAACTTGCAAGCTTACATCGTAGTTTCTGATGGACGATCTTATACTGCATTGTCCAATGCTCCAGACCGTCATGGATACAGCATGCAAGTGTTGAGTATCTTGGGCGGAGTCATCGGTTGGCTGTTTGCAAAACCTAGCGAACGTGCCAAAAATGGATATCAAATCACCGGTGGTGTTTTCAACCATACTGCTGATATTATATTCCCCGATACCCGAGAAAAGGTGACAATTCGTCAACAATTCGAAGGTTTGGATGTATTCGATCAACTCAAAATGAAAGCTGAAATCAAAGGTTCAATACCCAAAATACCCCATGGTACTAAACTTGAAATGAATGATTACATAGAACAATTTTCACTCTCTCGTCCAGGACTCGTATTATCGCAATCATCCCGTTCATATAAAAACAAAGGCTTATTAGTAGAATATCCATTTACTGTAGAACAGTCTATAACTTATCAACCTTGTCCCTTCATTACTCCCGAAGATGCACATTTAGAACCTATGAATCTTAAAGTTGCCAAGAACTTCTTAGGCTATGAAAGTAAGGAGCGTATCATCAGGTATGGAATGAGCAATAAGATATACCCACTGGGTCATGAAGATCCTTGCGTTAGAGGCAGAGAAACATGTAAAGCTAAAAGTTCATGTGTAGTAGAAAGAGATTCGTTCAGATGTATTTGCGAGCCGGGATATCAAGAAATTTATGTGTCTGATGAGCAAATATGCGTCGACACGAACGAATGCTCTACTGGAACTCACAATTGTGATGTAAATGCAATGTGTGTTAATCAAGAAGGCACTTTCAGCTGCCACTGCAATGCCGGCTTTGAAGGAAATGGTATCGACTGTAAACAAACATCATCATGTGCAAGGAATCAGTGCGATTCCAACGCTCGTTGCTATGAATCACGTGGTCAACCGTACTGCGAATGTAACGAAGGCTTTAGTGGAGACGGATATCAATGTATTGACGACAGTGAAAACACAACACCAACTGAAACTGGATGTGATGTGTTGCATAATTGCTCACCGTATGCAACTTGTTCTGGCTCCGATCAGTACGGACCCAACGTTTGCCAATGTATTCCTGGGTACGTCGGAGACGGTTACACATGCACTGCTTATAGATATCCCGAGCGTGAACCTGAACGTGAACGAGAACGTGAACGAGAACGTGAACGAGAACTTGAACGAGAACGTGAACAAGAACGTGAACGACAACTTGAACGAGAACGTCAACCTGAACGTGAACCAGAACGTCAACCAGAACGAGAACCTGAACGTGAACCAGAACGTGAACCTGAACCTCAACCTGAACCCGAACCTGAACCTGAATATACTCCATATCCTCACGATGGTGATGTGATCAATGCTGATTGTGTATTCGAAAGGTGCGTGTGTCCATCCAATTATCAAAGAGATGGTAACTTGTGCTACAGAATGATTGAAACTACTATGCCGCCGTCTACTGAAGATTACGAAGAAGATG TGTCTTGCAATGTTATAAACAAATGTCATCCGTATGCACAGTGTGTTTACGTTTCAACAACTGGAAAATATCAATGTAGGTGCACCGGAGGCTTTGAAGGCGATGGTATTGAATGCACAGAAGTAGAACAATCATGTGAAAACGCTGACATATGCGACGTCCATGCCAGTTGCACTTTCGATCCAGCTCTTGGAAAGTCAATCTGCGTGTGTAGCTCCGGATACCAAGGCGACGGCCACGTCTGCAGCTCCATCGGTTGCAGGACATCAGACGATTGCGAAGAAAACGCAGAGTGTAAATACTCTCCTGAATACCATCTCTCAAGACGTGTCTGCCTATGCAAAGAAGGCTACACTAAAGACAGCAACGATGCTTGCATCTCTGACAATGATAGCTGCAACGGAGTCATGTGCACAGAACATGCAACTTGTCACTGGGATGCGGCATATGGAATCTACTACTGCCAATGTGATGCTGGTTATCAAGGAGACGGACTCGAACAGtgcatattattaaagaaaggATGCGATACCTTACAGGATTGTGATCAGAACGCCAATTGTAATCTTGATACCAATGAAAACAGATACAAATGCACGTGCAATCCCAATTTCTACGGTGACGGACACACATGCTCTGCAGAGATCACATGCGAGCACGATCCGTATTTGTGCTCCCCACAAGCCACTTGTATCAATCACTTGTCTGGGTTTGCTTGCGAATGTAATCCTGGCTTCATTGGAAATGGAACGCATTGCAAATTGATTCCTAAACGAGACAGTAACTTCTTGCTGCTCAACCAGGGTATGGCTACGCTGAGGGTTCCGTTCCAACCGTCTGCCCAGAATCCTGGAAGACCCATACAAATATCTTACTATCAAATGGCTATTGGACTTGATGTTGATTGTATAGCTGGTCGAGTATATTGGAGTGATATAACTGGTCGTGTGATAAAAAGCTCTAATTATGATGGTACTGTTTTGGAAAACTTTTTAACACAAG aCATTATATCTCCGGAAGGTATAAGTATAGATTGGGTTTCTAGGAACATATTTTGGACAGATTCTCGCAAAGATACTGTTGAAGTTGCTAACTTAGAAACTAAGGTGCGAAAAACTTTAATCGATACTGATTTAGTCGATCCAAGAGGAATCGCCGTTCATCCATATAAAGG AAAAATCTTCTGGTCAGATTGGAATAGAAAGAGTCCAAAAATTGAATGGGCTAATATGGACGGCACCGGTAGAGAAATTTTCCTCAGTGGTGAATTCGTCACTTTGCCTAATTCACTAGCAATCGATTGGGACTCTGATGAGCTGTGCTATGCAGATGCTGGAACCAAGTCGATTGAATGCATACAAATTGACACCATGTCAAGGCGGACAGTTGCTCCAGATTGTACATATCCATTCGGATTAGCAATAACTCCAACACATTTGTATTGGACTGATTGGTCAAC CCAAAAAGTAGAGAGTGTGGAAAAATCTACAAATCAAAAACAAGCATCAATAGATGTTCCATTAGGTGGAAGTGGAAATAAGTTATATGGAATGGCTGCAGTATTGAACGAATGCCGTTCTTTGTCTAATTTATGTCAATATGATAATGGGCAATGTCCAAAGACTCATTTATGTCTTTTGAATGGTAAAGGAGGACGATCATGTGTATGTGGAATTCCAGCCGTTGGACAACAACTATGCACCTAA